In Harmonia axyridis chromosome 6, icHarAxyr1.1, whole genome shotgun sequence, a single window of DNA contains:
- the LOC123681979 gene encoding serine/threonine-protein kinase ATR-like, with translation MTSIEETIFAFPSWKVLNDTMIMPDVFKKEESVTRLVSIIKSSVFENTFVHEKDPSLSFSEYQKIANMYKSFTTWILGRFFYAMSGRKLSKIHESLIDVQKYILIELSKTQPNMYRDIVIEYGKALNTLKKFYLEENIEKEVLEIFIPMDHEEFKNKIDLSPIFVEITSRTICINLLNNITQIIQPIVVDCFLFYNFGEEIERILNDYMSLLNRGTISLKINILELYGMIVEQLKLHRNFSRNIEIILQKFYLYFENIVCGVYDGSISLNETQYSFLEHVILVVYKNFEFIKDGSFKSKRLTLSLYNIMLKTSCKYTASEQFLRVLVPHFQKLNVDVQEDFLIEHITTLNFYKICLLKNRVKDSILKYCSQLKCGKEIKVYEESISKEWNIFCEVFLRKSEENHTHLNEFLDFFNKLSEMLLEIAIEVQNFLINNKSLIDVSLIFFKEVPFFFNFIKKLSDCVEVSVDDEFQESYSIFLVNFMLLSKTRNLDIIFTILAYPYLIPDIFSNENHLPNQLIGFTDSFSCKKTILELYTKMRRTKFSKVQSIRYLRYYLEALSCGYLQNLNGSHIDVIQFGLLKICNNIHKASDEVVEVEILNMIPHIISIFSRSESYFNEVFIPNLNDGKGSRLEAAISISKTILCTSYCDYVKEISLNDAGRLSIKIYCERCDIGIKNATEKVEKLGNFKKLGKDDNPALFLNFCHNKFDVGSLSNDIIRKTLAVLEKREAPAKICALQILPTIASHVHTFVSSDNVKIWLEKLGDSDPKIRSTLARNIGSILEISQDHPKISQYDKNEFLDKVLETMLELTKKSIKYSNFELQDALLTSIRSLIEMKNEHTVSPLFKIILYFIMVPTSKYFPIAINRLYYLAEIHKKTPIQIYVSHTKAICDTLIHLCVVNFLALKYRMSTSLKRISMIFGLAVKDFVTKECQYLLPFLISKIKTLPSVDKLIEEMAAIMDVELPELLASKYGYIFIHTFLNQETSGVYKAVMTYVEKTTGLSGESLRRKNFRVILNNLLLHFHKKNKEVVLALKLLVKEDTEKSTTNIPEYLHSHFLGVLQFFLNTLISDETDHSEALMSLSRIFDFMGSKHITPLRFKIISMLQTVDYKKYPVLVAAVWFTFLKSCEVEMLGPQLATIFKSLQPLMNYCAKDINKIYTYLICENETKLSDHIKDLFFMKNTTICSSVSDKLQSYLSEVDGYTFKQKIKWLLKYLSHETIEIRVEGMKELNLLLEKNREELDKMILGYNGIDDAIVELIDVLTLSCREKDKHLKLACAEVIGELGALEPSHLPRRYVHDTREFSFFIYEDNFVINALNELVKALQAETNAVNMDRTALAIQEILKTYQISPDERSSKHSIWTQFSEAQQELMKPLLSSRYISALNSLSFDYTVPIFGSNLGSSFQSWLYNWACSMISKFPTERKTLLEGCLPSMKEGERILMHFLPHILLHGLIEGNCEEAAYEEFQAVLSSFNTKHELDSSIINVVTVPLPGANIVSQSVSQKEFWKNQCTKTVFILLDFIDRWLREWQCLKRVAGRNDPNFKKIKNFFSRFCKLQLAKCNYQCGEYPRALMYLEDFITENLVEMTDNLSFLAEIYAQLDEPDGVAGTIALRNTEPTIEDRILALEVSGKLADAAACYERIKPPLKFRHIQGLMQCYLDLDNVNTALNFVYGTLNTYDYYGNMLLEMQAEPLWRLGSFDQLNTLLEKPELKNNKNWGVQIGRALIHFNKGERQKFKCTLESLKLQQVNSLGASSLEEGAYQHGYGYIARLHTLNELQQVEKCIHNLLVQQNDNKLIEKVINDLKSEWELRLKVVQESIRIMEPILCLRRVALEQGKKLLQEKLPNAVPYIDALLGECWLLSAKTARSARVHQQAYTYTLKAEEYAPTELFIEKARLHWLREENEQAMTTLRRGLDKILPGNQKNFDSLSLAQRKLCAEARLLIATYNDSTSNVEADITLQNYKDAFEVHKGWEKSLVCLGQYYDRRFQALPQEERDSKASDVQIVMINYFGSSLLYGSNFVYQSLPRLLSIWFDYGTRLLDVTQPKIREERKTNLLKMTHLIDNFLQKLPVYIFLTAFSQLVSRICHPQKEVYIELKSIIIKLLLHYPQQTLWMLIPIMKSSYAMRVKRCSEIFNDPKLRSPPMVDLIKDFTALAEKLIELCNKDIPNDMSTVSVNHLLRSLPRMLSKSNFSEIMIPTHKFRKLVLPNPDFKNSDQHNPFPNQYVHIIGIQDEMTILTSLQRPRKIILKGSDGKGYIQMLKPKDDLRKDFRLMEFNDIVNQLLTRDAEARERRLNIRLYSVAPLNEECGLIEWVPNLLGLRPILMALYNQNGLGMRNSELRQVVCDLKDPLSKKRDVFVKRLIVRHPPILGEWFRRNFPDAQSWLTARTAFIRTTAVMSMVGYILGLGDRHGENISIDSTSGDTVHVDFNCLFNKGESLEYPERVPFRLTHNMVAAMGPLGVEGMFRKSCICTLGVLRTNTTTLMSIVTPFVYDPLVSWPRIQVQATGAERTNEQAFEHIKNIELRLQGVIKYRGRTQSLSPLSIEGQTNYLIKEAMNIDNLCQMYYGWGAFL, from the exons ATGACTTCCATAGAAGAGACAATTTTTGCATTTCCATCATGGAAAGTGCTCAACGATACAATGATAATGCCTGATGTCTTCAAAAAAGAGGAGTCTGTAACTAGACTTGTATCAATTATAAAGTCCAGCGTGTTTGAAAATACTTTCGTTCATGAAAAAGATCCTTCACTTTCATTTTCTGAGTACCAAAAAATAGCCAATATGTATAAGTCTTTCACCACTTGGATATTAGGACGATTTTTCTATGCGATGAGTGGTCGCAAGCTCTCTAAAATACATGAATCTCTTATAGATGTacagaaatatattttgataGAGTTATCAAAGACACAGCCAAATATGTATAGAGATATTGTAATTGAATATGGAAAAGCTCTTAATACACTGAAAAAATTCTATTtggaagaaaatattgaaaaggaaGTTTTAGAGATTTTCATTCCAATGGATCATGAGGAATTTAAGAACAAAATTGATTTGAGTCCTATATTTGTAGAAATCACATCAAGGACCATATGTATTAATCTCTTAAATAACATCACTCAAATAATTCAACCTATTGTAGTGGATTGCttcttgttttataattttggaGAAGAAATAGAGAGAATTTTGAATGATTACATGTCTCTTTTAAATAGAGGTACTATTAGTTTGAAGATAAATATTTTAGAGCTATATGGTATGATTGTTGAGCAATTGAAATTACATAGAAATTTCAGCAGAAATATTGAGATCATTTTACAAAAGTTCtacttatattttgaaaatatagttTGTGGAGTTTATGATGGAAGTATAAGTTTGAATGAGACTCAATACTCTTTCTTAGAACATGTGATATTGgtggtatataaaaattttgaatttatcaaaGATGGATCCTTTAAGAGCAAAAGATTAACTCTCTCTTTATATAATATTATGTTGAAGACGTCTTGTAAATATACTGCTTCTGAGCAGTTTTTAAGAGTGTTAGTacctcattttcagaaattgaatgTGGATGTACAAGAAGATTTCCTTATAGAACATATAACCACACTAAACTTCTATAAAATATGTTTGTTGAAGAATAGAGTTAAAGATTCTATTTTGAAGTATTGTTCTCAATTGAAATGTGGAAAAGAAATCAAAGTTTATGAAGAAAGTATAAGCAAGGAATGGAATATATTCTGTGAGGTATTCTTGCGTAAAAGTGAAGAAAACCACAcacatttgaatgaatttttagactttttcaataaattatcagAAATGCTCCTTGAAATAGCAATAGAAGTACAGAATTtcttaataaataacaaatctCTTATAGatgtttctttgatttttttcaaggaaGTACCTTTCTTCTTTAATTTCATAAAGAAATTATCAGATTGTGTGGAAGTCAGTGTTGATGATGAGTTTCAAGAATCGTATTCAATTTTTCTGGTTAATTTCATGCTCCTTTCAAAAACCAGAAATTTGGATATTATATTTACGATACTTGCTTATCCTTATTTGATACCAGATATATTTAGTAATGAAAATCATTTACCAAATCAACTCATAGGATTCACTGATAGTTTCAGTTGTAAAAAAACTATTCTGGAATTATACACAAAAATGAGGAGGACTAAATTTTCAAAAGTTCAGTCCATACGTTATTTAAGATATTATTTAGAGGCTCTAAGTTGTGGATATCTACAAAACTTGAATGGAAGTCATATTGATGTTATTCAGTTTGGGTTattaaaaatttgtaataaCATTCACAAAGCTTCAGATGAAGTTGTTGAAGTTGAA ATATTGAATATGATTCCCCatataatatcaatattttcaagatCAGAATCATATTTCAATGAAGTCTTCATACCCAATTTGAATGATGGTAAAGGAAGTAGATTAGAAGCTGCGATATctatttcaaaaacaattttatgtACCTCATATTGTGATTACGTCAAAGAAATTAGTTTAAATGATGCAGGAAGATTATCCATTAAAATATATTGTGAAAGATGTGATATAGGAATTAAAAACGCAactgaaaaagttgaaaaattaggtaattttaaaaaattgggAAAGGACGATAATCCAGctctgtttttgaatttttgccaCAATAAATTTGATGTTGGTTCTTTATCTAATGATATAATAAGAAAAACTCTGGCAGTTCTTGAAAAACGAGAAGCACCTGCGAAGATTTGTGCCTTACAGATATTGCCAACCATTGCTAGTCATGTACATACATTTGTTTCTTCTGATAATGTTAAAATTTGGCTTGAAAAACTTGGAGATAGTGATCCCAAAATAAGATCAACACTAGCAAGGAATATTGGTTCTATCCTAGAAATTAGTCAG GACCACCCAAAAATCTCTCAATATGACAAGAATGAATTTCTAGATAAAGTGTTAGAAACCATGCTAGAACTAACTAAGAAGTCAATAAAGTATTCAAATTTCGAACTGCAAGATGCTCTACTAACATCGATAAGGTCTcttatcgaaatgaaaaatgaacatACCGTTTCACCTCTATTTAAAAtcattctttattttattatggTGCCCACATCCAAATATTTTCCTATAGCTATCAATAGGCTTTACTATTTAGCAGAAATACATAAAAAAACACCAATTCAGATATATGTATCTCATACAAAAGCAATCTGTGACACTTTGATCCACTTGTGTGTAGTCAACTTTTTAGCACTAAAATACAGAATGAGTACATCATTGAAaagaatttcaatgatttttggaTTGGCTGTGAAAGATTTTGTTACCAAAGAGTGTCAATATTTATTACCGTTTTTGATTTCTAAAATTAAAACTTTACCAAGTGTCGATAAACTTATTGAAGAAATGGCAGCTATTATGGATGTTGAACTTCCCGAGCTTTTAGCCAGTAAATATGGTTATATATTCATACACACATTTTTGAATCAAGAAACAAGTGGAGTTTATAAAGCTGTTATGACGTATGTGGAAAAAACAACTGGATTGAGTGGGGAGAGtttaagaagaaaaaattttaga GTTATTTTAAACAACCTACTTCTACATTTCCATAAGAAGAACAAGGAAGTAGTCTTAGCTCTTAAACTACTTGTTAAGGAAGATACTGAAAAAAGTACAACAAATATCCCAGAATACCTGCATTCACACTTCCTTGGAGTactacaatttttcctcaacaCTCTCATTTCTGATGAGACTGATCACAGCGAAGCATTAATGAGTTTGTCACGAATATTTGACTTTATGGGATCCAAACATATTACCCCATTGAGGTTCAAGATAATTTCAATGCTTCAAACTGTCGATTATAAAAAATACCCAGTATTAGTTGCAGCTGTGTGGTTCACTTTTCTCAAAAGTTGCGAAGTAGAAATGTTGGGTCCTCAACTAGCCACGATATTCAAATCACTGCAACCCCTCATGAATTATTGCGCCAAAGACATAAACAAAATTTACACTTATTTGATATGTGAAAATGAAACTAAACTGAGTGATCATATTAAAGATCTGTTTTTTATGAAGAATACAACCATTTGCTCTTCGGTATCTGATAAATTACAATCATACCTCTCTGAGGTTGATGGCTATACTTTCAAGCAGAAGATCAAGTggcttttgaaatatttatctcATGAAACGATTGAAATAAGGGTGGAGGGAATGAAGgaattaaatttattattagaaaaaaaCAGGGAAGAGTTGGATAAAATGATTCTTGGCTACAACGGTATAGATGATGCTATTGTAGAATTGATCGATGTCTTAACATTGAGTTGTCGAGAAAAAGACAAACATTTAAAATTGGCTTGTGCAGAGGTTATTGGTGAATTGGGAGCTTTGGAACCAAGTCATCTTCCACGGAG ATATGTCCATGATACTcgagaattttcattttttatttacgAAGACAATTTCGTTATAAATGCTTTGAATGAATTGGTCAAGGCCCTTCAGGCGGAAACCAATGCTGTG AACATGGATCGTACagctttagctattcaagaaaTCTTGAAAACATACCAAATTTCACCTGATGAAAGAAGTAGCAAACATTCAATTTGGACACAATTTTCAGAAGCTCAACAAGAATTGATGAAACCATTATTATCCTCACGTTATATTTCAGCTTTGAACTCATTGAGTTTCGATTACACAGTGCCAATATTTGGATCCAACTTGGGTTCTTCTTTTCAGTCATGGCTCTATaa ttggGCCTGTAGTATGATTTCTAAGTTTCCAACTGAAAGGAAGACACTGCTAGAAGGTTGTCTTCCTAGCATGAAAGAAGGAGAAAGAATCCTCATGCACTTTTTACCGCATATTCTGTTGCATGGCCTGATTGAAGGTAACTGTGAAGAAGCTGCTTATGAAGAGTTTCAAGCAGTTTTAAGCTCATTCAATACTAAACATGAATTGGATAGCTCTATCATTAAC GTGGTGACTGTACCACTACCTGGTGCTAATATTGTTTCTCAGTCTGTATCTCAGAAGGAGTTTTGGAAAAATCAATGTACAAAAACTGTCTTCATACTTCTTGACTTCATAGATAGGTGGTTGAGAGAGTGGCAGTGCCTTAAGAGAGTAGCAGGCAGAAATGATCCTAATTTCAAGAAGATAAAG AACTTTTTCAGCAGATTCTGTAAACTGCAACTGGCAAAATGTAACTACCAATGTGGAGAATACCCACGAGCTTTGATGTACCTTGAAGACTTCATCACAGAAAATTTGGTTGAAATGACAGATAACTTATCATTTCTAGCTGAG ATATATGCTCAATTAGACGAGCCAGATGGCGTTGCCGGTACCATAGCTTTGCGTAACACTGAGCCGACAATCGAAGATCGAATTTTAGCACTTGAAGTTTCAGGTAAATTGGCAGATGCAGCAGCGTGTTACGAAAGAATTAAACCACCTCTAAAGTTTCGACATATTCAG GGATTAATGCAATGCTATTTGGACTTGGATAATGTAAATACAGCTCTAAATTTTGTCTACGGTACTTTGAATACCTATGATTACTACGGAAATATGCTACTGGAAATGCAAGCTGAACCGTTATGGAGATTAGGAAGTTTCGATCAATTAAACACACTTTTGGAGAAACCAGAACTCAAGAATAACAAAAATTGGGGTGTCCAAATAGGAAGAGCTctaattcatttcaataaag GGGAGAGACAAAAGTTCAAATGTACCTTAGAATCCTTGAAATTACAACAAGTAAATTCCCTTGGAGCTTCAAGCTTAGAAGAAGGTGCTTACCAGCATGGCTACGGCTACATTGCACGATTACATACCTTGAATGAGTTACAACAAGtggaaaaatgtattcataacttATTGGTTCAACAaaacgataataaactcatagaAAAAGTTATTAATGACTTGAAAAGTGAATGGGAATTAAGGTTGAAG GTAGTACAAGAATCTATAAGGATAATGGAACCTATTTTGTGTTTGAGGCGAGTGGCATTAGAACAGGGGAAGAAATTACTCCAGGAAAAGTTACCCAACGCAGTTCCTTATATAGATGCTCTTTTAGGGGAATGTTGGTTGCTTAGCGCTAAAACTGCCAGATCTGCTAGA GTACATCAGCAAGCTTACACTTACACCTTGAAAGCTGAAGAGTATGCCCCAACTGAACTTTTTATCGAAAAGGCTAGACTACACTGGCTTCGAGAAGAAAACGAACAAGCTATGACGACCTTACGAAGAGGTTTGGACAAAATTCTCCCTGGTAATCAGAAGAATTTCGATTCTTTAAGTCTCGCACAAAG GAAACTTTGTGCTGAAGCAAGATTATTAATAGCGACATATAATGACAGTACCTCTAATGTTGAAGCTGATATTACCTTACAAAATTACAAGGATGCTTTTGAAGTACATAAAGGTTGGGAAAAAAGTTTG GTGTGTTTAGGTCAGTACTATGATCGAAGATTCCAGGCTTTGCCACAGGAAGAGAGGGATTCAAAAGCTAGTGATGTGCAAATTGTAATGATAAACTATTTTGGTAGTTCCCTTCTATATGGCAGTAATTTTGTTTACCAATCTTTGCCTAGACTTCTGTCTATTTGGTTCGATTATGGTACTAGATTGCTAGATGTTACACAACCCAAAATAAGGGAAGAGAGAAAAACAAACCTATTGAAGATGACTCACTTAATTGATAATTTCCTTCAGAAATTGCCGGTTTACATCTTCTTGACTGCTTTTTCTCAACTTGTTTCAAGAATATGTCATCCTCAAAAAGAG gttTACATCGAACtcaaatcaataattataaaattattgttGCATTACCCACAACAAACATTGTGGATGTTGATTCCGATCATGAAATCTAGCTACGCTATGAGGGTTAAGAGATGCAGTGAAATATTTAATGATCCAAAACTCAGATCCCCTCCTATGGTTGATCTCATCAAGGACTTCACTGCTCTAGCGGAAAAACTGATAGAGTTGTGTAATAAAGATATACCTAATGACATGTCCACAGTCTCGGTGAACCATCTACTGAGGAGCTTACCAAG GATGCTCAGTAAAAGtaatttcagtgaaataatgATTCCTACACATAAGTTTAGGAAACTAGTCCTACCAAATCCAGATTTCAAGAATTCCGATCAACATAATCCTTTTCCGAATCAATACGTTCACATTATTGGAATACAGGATGAGATGACAATATTAACAAGTCTTCAGAGGCCacgaaaaattattttgaaaggaAGTGATGGCAAAGG TTATATTCAAATGTTGAAACCTAAAGATGATTTGAGGAAAGACTTCAGACTGATGGAGTTTAATGATATTGTTAATCAGTTGCTTACACGTGATGCCGAAGCCAGAGAAAGAAGACTGAATATAAGGTTATATTCCGTAGCACCACTGAACGAAGAGTGCGGACTCATAGAATGGGTTCCGAACCTTCTTGGCCTCAGGCCAATACTGATGGCTCTTTATAACCAAAATG GCCTTGGAATGCGAAACTCCGAACTTAGACAAGTCGTCTGTGATTTGAAGGATCCCTTATCGAAGAAAAGAGATGTATTTGTTAAAAGATTGATAGTACGACATCCACCTATTCTTGGAGAATGGTTCAGGAGGAACTTCCCAGATGCCCAA AGTTGGTTGACTGCAAGAACTGCGTTCATTAGAACTACTGCAGTAATGTCGATGGTTGGTTATATTCTTGGCTTAGGGGATCGACACGGAGAAAATATTTCTATAGATTCAACATCGGGAGATACAGTACATGTAGACTTCAATTGTTTGTTCAATAAGG gTGAATCTTTGGAATATCCTGAAAGAGTTCCTTTTAGACTAACACATAATATGGTGGCAGCTATGGGTCCTCTTGGTGTTGAAGGAATGTTTAGAAAATCTTGCATTTGTACTCTTGGAGTGTTAAGAACAAATACTACAACTCTTATGTCTATAGTCACACCGTTTGTGTATGATCCTTTGGTTTCTTGGCCAAGAATACAAGTTCAAGCAACTGGGGCAGAAAGAACCAATGAACAG GCCTTTGAACATATTAAAAACATCGAACTTAGACTTCAAGGAGTTATCAAGTATAGAGGAAGGACCCAATCTCTTTCACCGTTGTCAATAGAAGGTCAAACGAATTATTTAATCAAAGAAGCAATGAATATTGACAATTTATGCCAGATGTATTATGGGTGGGGAGcatttttgtga
- the LOC123681980 gene encoding GTPase Era, mitochondrial — protein MNPFYKTLKPSCNFGNIQLILRFLRTAPKEIVTVEETPKTKLLKVSIIGMPNAGKSTLINALMDRKVCPVSSKVHTTKKRSVAIFTEDDTQVVLLDTPGVVSLKEWKKFDLNRSFVRDGINSMYQANIVGVVHDVSNPWTRERIDIKLLHMLEELKKRPSFLVLNKIDKVKQKRKLLELTRKLTDNRLEGKLSEENLEASEDDVDVIKGWPYFKEIFMLSSLEGNGVEDLRKYLIKQAKPGHWMYPAEKFTNEEPENLIVSTVRAKLLDFLPKEVPYNLESTMEFFETQENGKIASVVLVTCPTERIARLVAGGSDGRLQRITAACQEELQNAFRNFVKLKIVVEAKPKK, from the exons ATGAATCCATTCTATAAAACGTTAAAACCATCATGTAATTTTGGAAATATCCAATTAATCCTAAGATTTCTGAGAACAGCTCCCAAGGAAATTGTTACTGTAGAAGAAACTCCAAAAACAAAACTTCTGAAAGTTTCTATCATTGGTATGCCCAATGCTGGAAAGAGCACCTTAATAAATGCTTTGATGGATagaaaa gtATGTCCTGTATCTTCCAAAGtacatacaacaaaaaaaagatcTGTTGCGATTTTCACGGAAGATGATACTCAAGTAGTTCTTTTAGATACGCCTGGAGTTGTATCGCTAAAGGAATGGAAAAA ATTTGACTTGAATAGATCTTTTGTAAGAGATGGAATTAATAGTATGTATCAAGCTAATATAGTAGGCGTAGTTCATGATGTAAGCAATCCTTGGACGAGAGAAAGGATAGATATTAAATTACTACATATGTTAGAAGAACTCAAGAAAAGGCCAAGTTTTTTGGTTTTAAATAAG ATTGATAAGGTGAAGCAAAAGAGAAAATTATTAGAATTAACAAGAAAACTCACAGACAATAGATTGGAGGGAAAACTCTCGGAAGAAAATTTAGAAGCAAGTGAAGACGATGTTGATGTAATCAAGGGATGGCcatatttcaaagaaatatttatgttgTCATCTTTAGAAG GTAATGGTGTTGAAGATCTGAGAAAATACCTGATCAAACAAGCAAAACCTGGACATTGGATGTACCCAGCTGAAAAATTCACAAACGAAGAACCTGAAAACTTAATTGTTTCTACTGTTAGAGCCAAGTTATTAGATTTTTTGCCTAAAGAAGTACCCTATAATTTAGAATCCACCATGGAATTTTTTGAAACACAGGAAAACG GGAAAATTGCAAGTGTAGTTCTTGTAACATGTCCCACTGAGAGAATAGCCAGATTAGTAGCGGGAGGATCAGACGGAAGACTACAAAGAATCACAGCAGCTTGTCAAGAAGAGTTACAAAATGCTTTTAGAAACTTTGTTAAACTAAAAATAGTTGTGGAAGCGaaaccaaaaaaataa
- the LOC123681981 gene encoding RNA polymerase II transcriptional coactivator-like, with the protein MPKNKKKADSSDSDSGPEDRGPAKKQKKTPEEENSWDLGKNRFVKLSEFKGKWYVNIREFYEANGELKPGKKGIMLTMEQWQKFKGIVGDVDEAIKKNV; encoded by the exons ATGccgaaaaataagaagaaagcAGATTCTTCAGACTCTGATTCTGGCCCAGAAGAC AGAGGTCCAGCTAAGAAACAGAAGAAAACTCCAGAAGAGGAAAACTCATGGGACCTAGGTAAAAACCGTTTCGTTAAACTTTCCGAATTCAAGGGTAAATGGTATGTCAACATCAGAGAATTCTACGAAGCTAATGGAGAGTTGAAACCTGGCAAGAAAGGTATCATGCTAACTATGGAACAATGGCAAAAGTTTAAAGGAATTGTTGGGGATGTTGATGAGGCCATCAAGAAGAATGTTTAA